In Gemmatimonadota bacterium, one DNA window encodes the following:
- a CDS encoding F0F1 ATP synthase subunit alpha: protein MASTEAQLRASEIKEVLLQEIERYGEELEVEEVGEVLEVKDGVARIYGLTKAMANEMLEVTAAEGGQSVMALALNLEEDNIGAVVMGDWTVLQEGDVVRRTGRVLDIPVGSGYLGRVVNPLGEPLDGQGEIQPLEGRRQIDIVAPGIVLRQPVKEPLQTGLKAIDSMIPIGRGQRELIIGDRGTGKTAIAVDTIINQRGGDVICIYCAVGQRAGKVASVVETLREQGSMEYSIVVAANASDPAPLQYIAPYAACALAEHFMWQGKHTLVIYDDLSKQAQSYRQLSLVLRRPPGREAYPGDVFYLHSRLLERAAKLSDEKGGGSLTALPIVETQAGDVSAYIPTNVISIPDGQIYLESDLFYAGVRPAVNVGISVSRVGGAAQIKAMKKVAGRLRLDLAQFRELEAFAQFGSELDPATQRQLARGQRTVEVLKQAQYAPMPVEHQVMAIYAVTNGHLDDVPVERIRAWEAGFHDFLRERRPALGESIGKSRDISKETEEQLVAAIKEYKEVFAAQAAGAAGGVRAAEAAPEAARPREQAAD from the coding sequence ATGGCGAGCACAGAAGCGCAACTGCGTGCGAGTGAGATCAAAGAGGTCCTGCTCCAGGAGATCGAGCGCTACGGCGAAGAGCTCGAGGTGGAGGAGGTTGGGGAAGTGCTGGAGGTAAAGGACGGCGTGGCCCGCATCTACGGCCTGACCAAAGCCATGGCCAACGAGATGCTCGAGGTCACGGCCGCGGAGGGCGGGCAGTCCGTCATGGCGCTGGCGCTCAACCTGGAAGAGGACAACATCGGCGCCGTGGTCATGGGGGATTGGACGGTGTTGCAGGAAGGCGACGTCGTCCGCCGCACGGGTCGCGTGCTCGACATTCCGGTGGGCTCGGGGTACCTGGGCCGCGTGGTCAACCCGCTGGGTGAGCCACTGGACGGGCAGGGTGAGATCCAGCCCCTCGAGGGGCGGCGGCAGATCGATATTGTCGCGCCGGGCATCGTGCTCCGGCAGCCGGTCAAGGAGCCGCTGCAGACGGGGCTCAAAGCGATCGACTCGATGATCCCCATCGGCCGGGGCCAGCGCGAGCTGATCATCGGGGACCGGGGCACGGGCAAGACCGCCATTGCCGTGGACACCATCATCAACCAGCGCGGCGGCGACGTGATTTGCATCTACTGCGCGGTGGGGCAGCGGGCGGGGAAGGTGGCCAGCGTGGTCGAGACGCTGCGCGAGCAGGGATCCATGGAGTACAGCATCGTGGTGGCGGCGAACGCCAGCGACCCCGCGCCGCTGCAGTACATCGCACCCTATGCCGCCTGCGCACTGGCCGAGCACTTCATGTGGCAGGGGAAGCATACGCTGGTCATTTACGACGATCTCAGCAAGCAGGCGCAGTCGTACCGGCAGCTTTCTCTGGTGCTGCGCCGTCCGCCTGGCCGTGAGGCCTATCCGGGCGACGTCTTCTACCTGCACTCGCGCCTGCTGGAGCGTGCGGCCAAGCTCTCGGACGAGAAGGGGGGCGGATCCTTGACGGCGCTGCCCATTGTCGAAACGCAGGCAGGCGACGTCTCGGCGTACATCCCAACCAACGTCATCTCGATCCCGGACGGGCAGATCTACCTCGAGTCGGACCTCTTCTACGCCGGTGTGCGGCCGGCGGTCAATGTGGGCATCTCCGTGTCCCGCGTGGGCGGCGCGGCGCAGATCAAGGCCATGAAGAAAGTGGCCGGGAGGCTGCGGCTGGATCTGGCGCAGTTCCGGGAGCTGGAGGCGTTTGCCCAGTTCGGCTCGGAGCTGGACCCGGCGACGCAACGGCAGCTCGCGCGCGGGCAGCGCACGGTCGAGGTGCTGAAGCAGGCGCAGTACGCGCCCATGCCAGTCGAGCATCAGGTCATGGCGATTTACGCGGTCACGAATGGCCACCTGGACGATGTGCCGGTCGAGCGGATCCGGGCCTGGGAGGCGGGCTTCCACGATTTCCTGCGCGAGCGGCGCCCGGCTCTGGGCGAGTCGATCGGCAAGAGCCGGGATATCTCCAAGGAGACGGAGGAGCAGTTGGTCGCGGCCATCAAGGAGTACAAGGAAGTCTTTGCCGCCCAGGCCGCGGGCGCGGCGGGTGGGGTGCGGGCGGCCGAAGCGGCGCCCGAGGCGGCGCGTCCGCGCGAGCAGGCCGCGGACTGA
- the atpG gene encoding ATP synthase F1 subunit gamma, with protein sequence MAKAREIRRRIRSIDKTRQITRTMEMVATSKLKRASDRVHAAAPYAQRLAEVINRLLDPEMRQRYALLRQPAATRRAAVLLLTSNRGLAGAFNVNLIREARGLLERLRGEEAEVALHVVGKKGINFFRFQRQPMASTRTDITDRPTAENAASLVDGLMAAFQRGELDAVYVAYAQFRSALSTPPAVLQILPVQPPDRGAEARGRGGRSAAEARGAARHGEAEAGAGARRWQANYILSPSAAEILNRLLPLYVRNSVYRALVETAAAEQGARRTAMKNATDNAGDMLERLQRTYNRARQAQITQEIAEIVGGAAALE encoded by the coding sequence ATGGCCAAGGCGCGGGAGATCCGGCGGCGCATCCGCTCGATTGACAAGACGCGGCAGATCACGCGGACCATGGAGATGGTGGCCACGTCCAAGCTGAAGCGGGCCAGCGATCGGGTCCACGCCGCCGCGCCGTATGCACAGCGCCTGGCCGAGGTGATCAACCGGCTGCTCGATCCCGAGATGCGCCAGCGCTACGCGCTCCTGCGCCAGCCTGCCGCTACCCGGCGCGCGGCGGTGCTGCTGCTCACCTCGAACCGCGGCCTGGCCGGCGCGTTCAATGTCAATTTGATCCGTGAGGCGCGGGGGTTGCTGGAGCGGCTGCGCGGGGAGGAGGCGGAAGTTGCGCTGCACGTCGTGGGGAAGAAGGGGATCAACTTCTTCCGCTTCCAGCGCCAGCCCATGGCGTCCACGCGCACGGACATCACCGACCGGCCCACGGCGGAGAATGCCGCCTCGCTCGTGGACGGGCTCATGGCCGCGTTCCAGCGCGGCGAGCTCGATGCGGTCTACGTGGCCTACGCGCAGTTCCGCTCCGCGCTCTCGACCCCGCCTGCGGTGCTGCAGATCCTGCCCGTCCAGCCGCCCGATCGCGGCGCCGAGGCGCGCGGCCGGGGCGGCCGCAGTGCCGCGGAGGCGCGGGGCGCGGCGCGGCACGGCGAGGCGGAGGCCGGAGCCGGAGCGCGGCGGTGGCAGGCAAATTACATCCTCTCGCCCTCCGCCGCCGAGATACTGAACCGGCTGCTGCCGCTCTACGTGCGGAACAGCGTGTACCGCGCGCTGGTCGAGACCGCGGCCGCCGAGCAGGGCGCACGGCGCACGGCCATGAAGAACGCGACGGACAACGCGGGCGATATGTTGGAGCGGCTGCAGCGCACGTACAACCGGGCGCGCCAGGCGCAGATCACGCAGGAGATCGCGGAGATCGTGGGC